One window from the genome of Osmerus eperlanus chromosome 3, fOsmEpe2.1, whole genome shotgun sequence encodes:
- the mphosph8 gene encoding M-phase phosphoprotein 8 isoform X3, translating to MKEIAGELRPLMQACTVEKKSLIDEERDLIEKEKSTKDTKNSTDQEKDLNAGDKHSSKEVEKNSSGSLRSREEVKSSSDQLNSSSDEEVNSGEEEQDSTGRLSSSSIVRSEGRIDNPSKKSKSSDKVRNSSEEENNCNEEDISSSARLRSSERLRSRPKKNCCEKSNSSSDEEENSSSSDSEWLDSTVASESDNISSDEGLSSDNGLNNTAKILSLLRNGKKCEDSKTASSEVTIIPLSKKVNGKRKWDKKHYCLYCKAPHTKIGRHLQTKHAGEMAVAHATRFPKGSSIRKDLFSQLRNTGDYHHNYEVLRRGNGELVTKKRTSRPTSVRDFLPCQFCCAFFRKSELWRHERVCKFRKVDAEPKRRTKTRVQSMSSRLLPLAYATGGCEEIIHKMNQDEIAVHIRNDPLICKYGNALSARHDHDKSQYAYIAQKMRELARFMLAVNEVDNSVKYLHEICLPSKFELAVEGAKKVSGFDEMSNKFKTTTLVSKIGYSLKRAAEIAFGESRMTEDSETECQVREFIKLLDMEWSNLFSRSVLSSLRRAERKELDASSLTTDLIKLHKFLKNSADESKKELLETPSPLAWKKLCETLLTEVFLFNKSRGGDAGKLLLETYASRKCKRTPVTADVLNRLTKMEVFLGDTLTRMELEGNGGRKMPLLLSEEMVLSIDILTENREKAGVPEDNPYVFGRREALSNTRGHDCLRRALQQCDVTNADIFSSGKLRKLIASHCQLLNLNDRELDRVSQLFGREHLDCYRLAENPSLLAELSQLAVTLDQNSELDSNKDHTCVAFPVCAQTHKKRTWSDEEQAAVKRQLAASIAEMTVPGKRECDACIDAEPVLQSRTWKDIKNYVHNTLQTIRKKHFQVSSDMDIVNPELPRSRQKAEIRKRKREEEGDGDVPDTMVHSKVHTEKMRPVTAAKPRKKGSWSDEEQAALRRQFNDFVFMIKAPGKSECDACIAAEPALKDRVWKEIKNYVHNRLQTRKKQGSVRSPMEDVGGPDLARQTPEEELEAPPTAPVYTFL from the exons ATGAAGGAAATTGCTGGCGAGCTTCGTCCTTTGATGCAG GCATGTACTGTTGAGAAGAAGAGTTTAATTGATGAAGAGAGGGATTTgattgagaaagaaaaaagtacaAAAGATACGAAGAATTCCACAGATCAAGAAAAGGACTTAAATGCTGGCGACAAGCACTCCAGCAAGGAAGTGGAAAAGAATTCCAGTGGCAGTTTGAGATCAAGAGAAGAAGTAAAGAGCTCCAGTGACCAATTAAACAGTTCAAGTGATGAGGAAGTGAACTCTGGCGAAGAAGAGCAAGATTCCACTGGCAGGTTGAGTTCTAGCAGCATAGTGAGATCAGAAGGAAGAATAGACAATCCCAGTAAGAAATCCAAGTCAAGTGATAAAGTTAGGAACTCCAGTGAGGAGGAAAACAACTGCAATGAAGAAGACATCAGTTCCTCTGCAAGATTAAGATCCAGTGAGAGGTTGAGATCAAGACCCAAGAAGAATTGCTGTGAAAAATCAAATAGTTCAAGTGATGAGGAAGAGAACAGCTCAAGCAGTGATTCTGAATGGTTGGATTCTACAGTCGCAAGTGAATCTGATAATATCTCATCTGATGAAGGCCTTTCCTCCGATAACGGATTAAACAATACCGCAAAAATATTGTCACTGTTGAGAAATGGGAAAAAATGCGAAGACTCGAAAACAGCAAGCTCTGAAGTGACTATCATACCATTGAGCAAGAAGGTTAATGGTAAACGGAAATGGGATAAAAAGCACTACTGTTTGTATTGCAAAGCACCTCACACTAAGATAGGTAGACACTTACAAACCAAACATGCAGGAGAAATGGCTGTTGCCCATGCTACACGCTTCCCCAAAGGCTCATCAATCAGAAAAGATTTGTTTAGCCAACTTCGCAACACAGGGGACTATCATCACAATTACGAAGTTCTCCGACGTGGAAATGGGGAACTGGTAACAAAGAAAAGGACGAGCCGCCCAACGTCTGTGCGTGACTTTCTTCCTTGTCAATTCTGTTGCGCTTTTTTCCGCAAAAGTGAGTTGTGGCGACATGAGCGCGTATGTAAATTCAGAAAAGTCGATGCGGAGCCCAAGAGGAGAACAAAAACCCGTGTCCAGTCGATGTCGTCTCGACTTCTTCCATTAGCCTATGCCACAGGAGGCTGTGAAGAAATCATACATAAGATGAACCAGGATGAGATTGCAGTGCACATCAGAAACGATCCCTTGATTTGCAAATATGGCAACGCGTTATCGGCTCGACATGATCATGACAAATCACAGTATGCTTACATTGCACAGAAAATGAGGGAATTGGCCAGATTTATGCTGGCGGTAAATGAAGTTGACAACAGTGTTAAATATCTGCATGAAATCTGTCTGCCATCTAAATTTGAGTTGGCAGTTGAAGGTGCCAAGAAAGTTAGTGGTTTTGATGAAATGTCTAACAAGTTTAAGACTACAACTCTTGTTTCAAAAATTGGCTATTCTTTGAAAAGAGCTGCGGAAATAGCTTTTGGAGAGAGTCGCATGACTGAGGATAGTGAGACGGAATGTCAAGTCAGGGAGTTCATTAAACTTCTCGATATGGAGTGGAGTAATCTGTTTTCTCGTAGTGTCCTGAGCTCTCTTCGTCGGGCTGAACGGAAAGAACTTGATGCTTCGTCACTGACCACAGACTTGATTAAACTCCACAAATTTCTTAAAAATTCAGCTGATGAATCCAAAAAAGAGCTACTTGAAACCCCCAGCCCGTTGGCATGGAAGAAACTGTGTGAAACTCTCCTCACAGAAGTGTTCCTCTTTAACAAGAGCAGAGGGGGGGATGCAGGAAAGCTTCTTCTGGAGACATATGCAAGCAGGAAATGCAAAAGAACTCCAGTTACTGCAGATGTATTAAACAGGCTGACGAAGATGGAGGTGTTCCTTGGTGACACTCTGACAAGGATGGAGTTGGAAGGAAATGGGGGTAGGAAAATGCCACTCCTACTCAGTGAAGAGATGGTTTTGTCTATTGATATCCTAACTGAGAATCGTGAGAAGGCTGGGGTGCCTGAAGACAACCCTTATGTCTTTGGACGAAGGGAAGCCTTGTCCAACACCCGTGGGCATGATTGTCTCAGAAGGGCTTTACAACAGTGTGACGTGACAAACGCAGATATTTTTTCTTCCGGCAAACTAAGGAAACTGATTGCATCCCATTGTCAGCTGCTGAATCTCAATGATCGTGAACTCGATCGAGTGTCGCAGTTGTTTGGACGGGAACACCTAGACTGCTACAGGCTGGCAGAAAACCCCTCACTACTGGCAGAACTCAGCCAGCTCGCTGTCACTCTGGATCAGAACTCGGAACTGGATTCCAACAAAGACCACACCTGTG TGGCGTTTCCTGTTTGTGCGCAAACTCACAAGAAGCGGACCTGGAGCGATGAAGAGCAGGCGGCTGTGAAGCGCCAGCTAGCGGCCTCCATTGCAGAGATGACCGTCCCGGGCAAACGGGAATGCGACGCCTGCATCGACGCAGAGCCTGTTCTCCAGAGCAGGACCTGGAAGGACATAAAGAACTATGTGCACAACACACTACAGACCATAAGGAAGAAGCACTTCCAGGTCAGCTCCGACATGGACATCGTCAACCCGGAACTACCCCGGAGTAGACAGAAAGCGGAGATCagaaagcgaaagagagaggaggaaggagatggtGACGTTCCTGATACAATGGTACACAGTAAAGTTCACACAGAGAAAATGAGGCCCGTTACAGCAGCGAAACCCAGGAAGAAGGGTTCGTGGAGTGACGAGGAACAGGCTGCGTTGAGGCGCCAGTTCAACGACTTTGTCTTCATGATCAAGGCCCCGGGGAAGAGTGAATGTGATGCGTGTATCGCCGCTGAGCCAGCTCTTAAAGACAGAGTGTGGAAGGAAATAAAGAACTATGTACACAACAGACTACAGACCAGGAAGAAACAAGGCTCCGTACGCAGTCCGATGGAGGATGTTGGAGGACCAGACCTGGCGAGGCAGACACCTGAAGAGGAGCTGGAGGCGCCCCCCACTGCTCCTGTCTACACGTTCTTGTAA
- the mphosph8 gene encoding M-phase phosphoprotein 8 isoform X1 yields MTSGAEKTDLGDSEQDEENVYEVERIIDVRTEEGEVLYRVRWKNYASDDDTWEPEAHLDDCREVLLAYKRALAEAEAKKCIKLPMKSDVFDADSSESDKERPTETPTKKKKKKKRPEDEEVEEESASKEKRKKKKEKRKEDIRPRPAPESDEEDERAPSPPAPSAHKDKPTDAKKRLVDSEDEDEVPVPSKKHRKSKTKEGGKHRKERSEEGRQRKGGKKERRHQAETSEEEGTAPLEEDLSDEPSESQTDDPTGKSSERGRADDMPKKKTGKSELKLQGIKDFLHDKRSKKPDTPSPTLSQRENKLKILSSSRSRDEAVPLSSDSSDSSSRHKKAKSKGAESATVPPKVPSSASSTSSSSSIAAASTSKAREEEPRENAPKEKEQSASTNLFEKFLLNCEAKDRVPRRQAVHQPSPAEAGKAPKLIGKIEKRAKSAKESPARRSEEKTEKPRHTEDDKMEVEADTLGDRRGEVPAQRLKVGEDSRERRERQEEGPRGGERWERRNPSFEAADKRKKREDSEPRLFIACDDNQDPQDSLESAEKSDKAPATLNLGMDLNLDWMTLDEFQKHLNGEDEILSAPPLSPSELRDAVKSGDYMSVKLALNSKEDYNLDQEACTVEKKSLIDEERDLIEKEKSTKDTKNSTDQEKDLNAGDKHSSKEVEKNSSGSLRSREEVKSSSDQLNSSSDEEVNSGEEEQDSTGRLSSSSIVRSEGRIDNPSKKSKSSDKVRNSSEEENNCNEEDISSSARLRSSERLRSRPKKNCCEKSNSSSDEEENSSSSDSEWLDSTVASESDNISSDEGLSSDNGLNNTAKILSLLRNGKKCEDSKTASSEVTIIPLSKKVNGKRKWDKKHYCLYCKAPHTKIGRHLQTKHAGEMAVAHATRFPKGSSIRKDLFSQLRNTGDYHHNYEVLRRGNGELVTKKRTSRPTSVRDFLPCQFCCAFFRKSELWRHERVCKFRKVDAEPKRRTKTRVQSMSSRLLPLAYATGGCEEIIHKMNQDEIAVHIRNDPLICKYGNALSARHDHDKSQYAYIAQKMRELARFMLAVNEVDNSVKYLHEICLPSKFELAVEGAKKVSGFDEMSNKFKTTTLVSKIGYSLKRAAEIAFGESRMTEDSETECQVREFIKLLDMEWSNLFSRSVLSSLRRAERKELDASSLTTDLIKLHKFLKNSADESKKELLETPSPLAWKKLCETLLTEVFLFNKSRGGDAGKLLLETYASRKCKRTPVTADVLNRLTKMEVFLGDTLTRMELEGNGGRKMPLLLSEEMVLSIDILTENREKAGVPEDNPYVFGRREALSNTRGHDCLRRALQQCDVTNADIFSSGKLRKLIASHCQLLNLNDRELDRVSQLFGREHLDCYRLAENPSLLAELSQLAVTLDQNSELDSNKDHTCVAFPVCAQTHKKRTWSDEEQAAVKRQLAASIAEMTVPGKRECDACIDAEPVLQSRTWKDIKNYVHNTLQTIRKKHFQVSSDMDIVNPELPRSRQKAEIRKRKREEEGDGDVPDTMVHSKVHTEKMRPVTAAKPRKKGSWSDEEQAALRRQFNDFVFMIKAPGKSECDACIAAEPALKDRVWKEIKNYVHNRLQTRKKQGSVRSPMEDVGGPDLARQTPEEELEAPPTAPVYTFL; encoded by the exons ATGACATCGGGGGCCGAAAAGACCGATTTGGGAGACAGTGAACAAGATGAAGAAAACGTCTACGAAGTGGAGAGGATTATTGACGTGCGAACTGAGGAG GGGGAAGTCCTGTACCGCGTACGATGGAAGAACTACGCCTCGGACGATGACACCTGGGAGCCGGAGGCTCACCTGGACGACTGCAGAGAGGTGTTACTGGCCTATAAGCGCGCCCTGGCGGAGGCAGAGGCCAAGAAATGCATT AAGCTGCCCATGAAGAGTGACGTGTTTGACGCAGACTCGAGTGAGAGCGACAAGGAGCGGCCGACAGAGACGCCcacgaagaagaagaagaagaagaagaggccagaggacgaggaggtggaggaggagtcggCTTCAAaggaaaagaggaagaagaagaaagaaaagagaaaggaggatATCCGACCTCGACCGGCGCCCGAGTCAGATGAAGAGGACGAGcgagccccctcccctccagcgccCTCGGCCCACAAGGACAAACCAACTGACGCCAAGAAGAGACTGGTGGACtctgaggacgaggatgaggtgCCCGTTCCCTCCAAGAAGCACCGGAAAAGCAAgacaaaggagggagggaagcacaggaaggagagatcagaggagggcaggcagagaaagggaggtaaGAAGGAGCGGAGGCATCAGGCGGAGACCTCGGAGGAAGAGGGCACTGCCCCCCTGGAGGAGGATCTGAGTGATGAGCCCTCCGAGTCCCAGACGGACGACCCCACGGGGAAGTCATCCGAGAGAGGGCGTGCGGACGACATGCCCAAGAAGAAGACGGGCAAGTCTGAGCTGAAGCTGCAGGGCATCAAGGACTTCCTCCACGACAAGAGGAGCAAGAAACCGGACACGCCTTCTCCCACACTCTCCCAGAGGGAGAACAAGCTCAAGATCCTTTCCTCCTCTAGGAGCAGGGATGAGGCTGTGCCTCTGTCGTCCGACTCCAGCGACAGCTCCTCGCGCCACAAGAAAGCCAAGAGCAAGGGCGCGGAGAGCGCCACTGTCCCACCCAAagtcccctcctctgcctcctccacctcctcctcgtcctccatcgCAGCGGCCAGCACCAGcaaggccagggaggaggagcctcGAGAGAACGCCCCCAAGGAGAAAGAGCAGTCTGCCTCCACCAATCTTTTTGAGAAGTTCCTGCTGAATTGTGAGGCCAAAGACCGTGTTCCTCGCAGACAGGCGGTTCACCAGCCCTCCCCAGCTGAGGCAGGCAAAGCACCAAAG CTGATTGGAAAGATTGAGAAGAGGGCCAAGTCAGCGAAGGAGTCTCCAGCCCGTAGAtcagaggagaagacagagaagcCCAGGCACACAGAGG ATGATAAAATGGAGGTCGAAGCAGATACTCTGGGAGACAGGCGAGGGGAGGTGCCTGCGCAGAGGTTAAAGGTCGGCGAGGATTCTCGCgagcggagagagaggcaggaggaagggccgaggggaggagagcgctgggagaggaggaaccCTTCCTTCGAGGCAGCGGacaagagaaagaagagggaggacAGTGAACCAAGGCTCTTTATCGCTTGTGATGACAATCAGGATCCTCAGGATTCCCTGGAGAGCGCAGAAAAATCTG ACAAGGCTCCAGCCACGCTAAATCTGGGGATGGACCTTAATCTGGACTGGATGACGCTTGACGAATTTCAAAAACATTTGAACGGAGAAGATGAGATTCTCTCAGCCCCACCACTATCTCCTA GTGAGCTGCGGGATGCTGTGAAAAGTGGAGATTACATGTCGGTCAAACTTGCACTGAATTCCAAGGAGGACTACAATTTGGACCAGGAG GCATGTACTGTTGAGAAGAAGAGTTTAATTGATGAAGAGAGGGATTTgattgagaaagaaaaaagtacaAAAGATACGAAGAATTCCACAGATCAAGAAAAGGACTTAAATGCTGGCGACAAGCACTCCAGCAAGGAAGTGGAAAAGAATTCCAGTGGCAGTTTGAGATCAAGAGAAGAAGTAAAGAGCTCCAGTGACCAATTAAACAGTTCAAGTGATGAGGAAGTGAACTCTGGCGAAGAAGAGCAAGATTCCACTGGCAGGTTGAGTTCTAGCAGCATAGTGAGATCAGAAGGAAGAATAGACAATCCCAGTAAGAAATCCAAGTCAAGTGATAAAGTTAGGAACTCCAGTGAGGAGGAAAACAACTGCAATGAAGAAGACATCAGTTCCTCTGCAAGATTAAGATCCAGTGAGAGGTTGAGATCAAGACCCAAGAAGAATTGCTGTGAAAAATCAAATAGTTCAAGTGATGAGGAAGAGAACAGCTCAAGCAGTGATTCTGAATGGTTGGATTCTACAGTCGCAAGTGAATCTGATAATATCTCATCTGATGAAGGCCTTTCCTCCGATAACGGATTAAACAATACCGCAAAAATATTGTCACTGTTGAGAAATGGGAAAAAATGCGAAGACTCGAAAACAGCAAGCTCTGAAGTGACTATCATACCATTGAGCAAGAAGGTTAATGGTAAACGGAAATGGGATAAAAAGCACTACTGTTTGTATTGCAAAGCACCTCACACTAAGATAGGTAGACACTTACAAACCAAACATGCAGGAGAAATGGCTGTTGCCCATGCTACACGCTTCCCCAAAGGCTCATCAATCAGAAAAGATTTGTTTAGCCAACTTCGCAACACAGGGGACTATCATCACAATTACGAAGTTCTCCGACGTGGAAATGGGGAACTGGTAACAAAGAAAAGGACGAGCCGCCCAACGTCTGTGCGTGACTTTCTTCCTTGTCAATTCTGTTGCGCTTTTTTCCGCAAAAGTGAGTTGTGGCGACATGAGCGCGTATGTAAATTCAGAAAAGTCGATGCGGAGCCCAAGAGGAGAACAAAAACCCGTGTCCAGTCGATGTCGTCTCGACTTCTTCCATTAGCCTATGCCACAGGAGGCTGTGAAGAAATCATACATAAGATGAACCAGGATGAGATTGCAGTGCACATCAGAAACGATCCCTTGATTTGCAAATATGGCAACGCGTTATCGGCTCGACATGATCATGACAAATCACAGTATGCTTACATTGCACAGAAAATGAGGGAATTGGCCAGATTTATGCTGGCGGTAAATGAAGTTGACAACAGTGTTAAATATCTGCATGAAATCTGTCTGCCATCTAAATTTGAGTTGGCAGTTGAAGGTGCCAAGAAAGTTAGTGGTTTTGATGAAATGTCTAACAAGTTTAAGACTACAACTCTTGTTTCAAAAATTGGCTATTCTTTGAAAAGAGCTGCGGAAATAGCTTTTGGAGAGAGTCGCATGACTGAGGATAGTGAGACGGAATGTCAAGTCAGGGAGTTCATTAAACTTCTCGATATGGAGTGGAGTAATCTGTTTTCTCGTAGTGTCCTGAGCTCTCTTCGTCGGGCTGAACGGAAAGAACTTGATGCTTCGTCACTGACCACAGACTTGATTAAACTCCACAAATTTCTTAAAAATTCAGCTGATGAATCCAAAAAAGAGCTACTTGAAACCCCCAGCCCGTTGGCATGGAAGAAACTGTGTGAAACTCTCCTCACAGAAGTGTTCCTCTTTAACAAGAGCAGAGGGGGGGATGCAGGAAAGCTTCTTCTGGAGACATATGCAAGCAGGAAATGCAAAAGAACTCCAGTTACTGCAGATGTATTAAACAGGCTGACGAAGATGGAGGTGTTCCTTGGTGACACTCTGACAAGGATGGAGTTGGAAGGAAATGGGGGTAGGAAAATGCCACTCCTACTCAGTGAAGAGATGGTTTTGTCTATTGATATCCTAACTGAGAATCGTGAGAAGGCTGGGGTGCCTGAAGACAACCCTTATGTCTTTGGACGAAGGGAAGCCTTGTCCAACACCCGTGGGCATGATTGTCTCAGAAGGGCTTTACAACAGTGTGACGTGACAAACGCAGATATTTTTTCTTCCGGCAAACTAAGGAAACTGATTGCATCCCATTGTCAGCTGCTGAATCTCAATGATCGTGAACTCGATCGAGTGTCGCAGTTGTTTGGACGGGAACACCTAGACTGCTACAGGCTGGCAGAAAACCCCTCACTACTGGCAGAACTCAGCCAGCTCGCTGTCACTCTGGATCAGAACTCGGAACTGGATTCCAACAAAGACCACACCTGTG TGGCGTTTCCTGTTTGTGCGCAAACTCACAAGAAGCGGACCTGGAGCGATGAAGAGCAGGCGGCTGTGAAGCGCCAGCTAGCGGCCTCCATTGCAGAGATGACCGTCCCGGGCAAACGGGAATGCGACGCCTGCATCGACGCAGAGCCTGTTCTCCAGAGCAGGACCTGGAAGGACATAAAGAACTATGTGCACAACACACTACAGACCATAAGGAAGAAGCACTTCCAGGTCAGCTCCGACATGGACATCGTCAACCCGGAACTACCCCGGAGTAGACAGAAAGCGGAGATCagaaagcgaaagagagaggaggaaggagatggtGACGTTCCTGATACAATGGTACACAGTAAAGTTCACACAGAGAAAATGAGGCCCGTTACAGCAGCGAAACCCAGGAAGAAGGGTTCGTGGAGTGACGAGGAACAGGCTGCGTTGAGGCGCCAGTTCAACGACTTTGTCTTCATGATCAAGGCCCCGGGGAAGAGTGAATGTGATGCGTGTATCGCCGCTGAGCCAGCTCTTAAAGACAGAGTGTGGAAGGAAATAAAGAACTATGTACACAACAGACTACAGACCAGGAAGAAACAAGGCTCCGTACGCAGTCCGATGGAGGATGTTGGAGGACCAGACCTGGCGAGGCAGACACCTGAAGAGGAGCTGGAGGCGCCCCCCACTGCTCCTGTCTACACGTTCTTGTAA